From one Alicyclobacillus acidocaldarius subsp. acidocaldarius Tc-4-1 genomic stretch:
- the menH gene encoding 2-succinyl-6-hydroxy-2,4-cyclohexadiene-1-carboxylate synthase, giving the protein MKRVALVRGVRYAYRLVPGGEPCLFLHGFTGAGDVFLPVLERLAGLGCRPCAILPDLLGHGASDVPDDAGRYSMDETVRDLDALLEELRIPSCQVVGYSMGGRVALAFAIAHPERVRALVLESASPGIEDASEREARRREDDALADEIEARGLEWFVSEWERRPIFATHEALPEEEKARQRAIRLSGSARGYAQSLRGLGTGRQPSYWGALGRLRMPVALVTGALDAKFTGMAKRMQSRLQNAVHVAIESAGHTPHLEQPDRFATWLAQFFSSQGRLH; this is encoded by the coding sequence ATGAAGCGCGTGGCCTTGGTCCGCGGCGTTCGATACGCGTACCGGCTCGTCCCGGGCGGCGAGCCGTGTCTGTTTCTGCACGGCTTCACCGGCGCGGGCGACGTGTTCTTGCCCGTCCTGGAACGGCTTGCAGGCCTAGGGTGCCGGCCGTGTGCCATCTTGCCGGACCTTCTGGGGCACGGCGCAAGCGACGTGCCCGATGACGCCGGGCGCTATTCCATGGACGAAACCGTGCGCGATCTCGACGCGCTCCTCGAAGAGCTCAGGATTCCGTCCTGCCAAGTGGTGGGGTATTCGATGGGCGGGCGCGTCGCACTCGCATTTGCCATTGCTCATCCTGAGCGCGTGCGCGCGCTCGTGTTGGAGTCTGCGTCGCCCGGGATTGAAGATGCGAGCGAGCGTGAGGCGCGCCGGCGCGAGGACGATGCGTTGGCGGACGAGATCGAAGCGCGCGGTCTCGAATGGTTCGTCTCCGAATGGGAGCGCCGCCCCATCTTTGCGACGCACGAAGCGCTGCCGGAAGAGGAGAAGGCGCGCCAGCGCGCCATCAGGCTTTCGGGAAGCGCGCGCGGCTATGCCCAGAGTCTGCGCGGGTTAGGGACGGGGCGCCAGCCGTCGTATTGGGGCGCGTTAGGGCGGCTGAGGATGCCAGTGGCCTTAGTTACAGGAGCGCTGGACGCGAAGTTCACAGGGATGGCCAAGCGCATGCAATCGCGCCTTCAAAACGCCGTGCACGTTGCCATCGAGAGCGCGGGTCATACGCCGCATTTGGAACAACCGGACCGGTTCGCAACTTGGCTCGCGCAGTTCTTCTCTTCGCAGGGGCGCCTGCATTGA